A single Phoenix dactylifera cultivar Barhee BC4 chromosome 1, palm_55x_up_171113_PBpolish2nd_filt_p, whole genome shotgun sequence DNA region contains:
- the LOC120111549 gene encoding B-box zinc finger protein 32-like, producing MKSRRLCELCEGEAAVYCEPDSAFLCWTCDAAVHGANFLVARHVRRIACAQCWSLDAGRLISGAGSPPIRSICRSCDPDLVSSPSSSSSTSSSCLSSAESSVAPAREEEKKFRRRRPSGRRRRRRMREEVDERAERILASWSRRMGLTEGQRCVGEAAHVLGACPGVAAALPFRVALAAALWFAAKLSEVAEGTGGAALEAVLRRLEACSGVPAKLIVLAEARLARAAGRIRVAEEGWAECS from the coding sequence ATGAAGTCGCGGAGATTGTGCGAGCTCTGTGAGGGAGAGGCGGCGGTCTACTGCGAGCCGGACTCGGCGTTCCTTTGCTGGACCTGCGACGCTGCCGTCCACGGCGCCAATTTCCTCGTGGCCCGCCACGTCCGACGGATCGCCTGCGCCCAGTGTTGGTCCCTCGACGCCGGACGTCTCATCTCCGGCGCCGGGTCCCCGCCGATCCGCTCCATCTGCCGATCCTGCGACCCCGATCTCGTTTCCTCCCcgtcctcgtcgtcttcgacgAGTTCTTCTTGCCTCTCCAGCGCTGAGTCTTCGGTGGCGCCggcgagggaggaggagaagaagttcCGGCGGAGGCGGCCGTCggggaggcggaggcggaggcggatgCGGGAAGAGGTGGATGAGAGGGCGGAGAGGATCCTGGCGAGCTGGAGCCGGAGGATGGGGTTGACGGAAGGGCAGCGGTGCGTCGGGGAGGCGGCGCACGTGCTTGGCGCGTGCCCGGGGGTGGCGGCGGCGCTGCCCTTCCGGGTGGCCCTGGCGGCCGCGCTGTGGTTCGCCGCCAAGCTCAGCGAGGTGGCGGAGGGAACGGGAGGTGCGGCGCTGGAGGCGGTGCTCCGGCGGCTGGAGGCGTGTTCCGGTGTGCCCGCGAAGCTTATCGTGCTGGCCGAGGCCCGGCTTGCCCGGGCCGCCGGCCGGATCCGAGTCGCTGAGGAGGGCTGGGCCGAGTGCTCGTAG
- the LOC103701580 gene encoding flocculation protein FLO11, translating to MDSLLANYASSDDEDNVEEEDKKASAPPPKPSLFSSSLPSPKAPSSSSSSSLFSSLPPPKSSISPAPRNPSAPKSRGLGGEDGENDEIGSKSATKNAPSAAPSSKAPSSSIFSSLPQPKTSASSSFFSSLPPPKSSQQSNLPKPSNPASLDQNPKKVVQVTLPSNPSVLGNGNLDEDDDEEEEKERKRRKDSSSIASSKSLSSMLPAPKNSFWSGPAAARRSIAEADVPAATPEGIGQQQKMSGLESYGGCYDGGWVGASGEAGAGEPTINSGFTNTSEASGWDPNYGSAVEYGSRGGVEYGSEGGMDYGSYGGTMDYGSYGSDGSVAMATPEIAGMGKIAGKRGRKEIPMEVVEVKQDELMKNRPREDKAKLTGLAFGPSYQPVSSVKGKPTKLHKRKHQIGSLYFDMKQKEMELAERRSKGLLTKAETQAKYGW from the exons ATGGATTCCTTGTTAGCCAACTATGCTTCTTCCGACGACGAAGATAACGTAGAagaggaagacaagaaagcctCCGCTCCTCCccccaaaccctctctcttctcctcctctctcccctctcccaaagccccctcctcctcctcctcctcttccctcttctcctccctccctcctcccaaATCCTCCATCTCCCCGGCTCCTCGAAACCCTTCTGCGCCCAAATCTCGCGGTCTCGGCGGTGAGGACGGTGAGAACGACGAGATAGGAAGCAAATCCGCCACCAAGAACGCTCCCTCAGCCGCTCCCTCTTCGAAGGCCCCCTCGTCTTCGATCTTCTCCTCTCTGCCGCAGCCCAAAACCTccgcctcttcttccttcttctcttccctcCCTCCTCCCAAATCCTCCCAGCAATCGAATCTCCCGAAACCCTCGAATCCTGCTTCCTTGGATCAAAACCCTAAGAAAGTCGTCCAAGTTACGCTCCCTTCGAACCCCTCCGTGCTTGGAAACGGAAATCTTGATGAGGACGATGAtgaggaagaggagaaagagaggaaaaggagaaAGGATTCTTCTTCCATCGCCTCCTCTAAATCCCTATCTTCGATGCTTCCCGCCCCAAAGAACTCTTTCTGGTCAGGCCCCGCTGCAGCTCGGAGATCCATAGCGGAAGCCGATGTCCCGGCGGCGACACCCGAGGGGATCGGACAGCAGCAGAAAATGAGCGGTTTGGAGAGTTATGGGGGTTGTTATGATGGTGGTTGGGTTGGTGCGTCTGGGGAAGCCGGGGCAGGGGAGCCGACGATAAATTCAGGATTCACGAATACCAGTGAAGCTTCTGGTTGGGATCCCAATTACGGGAGCGCTGTCGAGTATGGGAGTAGGGGTGGCGTCGAGTATGGGAGCGAGGGAGGGATGGATTATGGGAGTTACGGGGGCACCATGGATTATGGGAGTTACGGATCTGATGGATCAGTGGCGATGGCAACGCCAGAGATTGCAGGTATGGGGAAGATTgcagggaagagagggagaaaagAGATTCCTATGGAGGTCGTGGAGGTGAAGCAGGATGAACTGATGAAGAATAGACCAAGGGAGGACAAGGCGAAGCTGACTGGGTTAGCCTTTGGACCATCTTATCAG CCGGTTTCTTCAGTCAAGGGAAAGCCCACGAAACTTCACAAAAGAAAGCATCAGATCGGTTCTTTGTACTTTGACATGAAGCAGAAGGAGATGGAGCTTGCAGAGCGGCGTTCTAAGGGTTTGCTTACCAAAGCAGAAACACAGGCCAAATATGGTTGGTGA